The Oscillospiraceae bacterium genome has a segment encoding these proteins:
- a CDS encoding ECF transporter S component, with amino-acid sequence MKTKTHILKMVLAAFFAALAYVMPFLTGQIPEIGSMLCPMHIPVLLCGFICGWHWGLAVGVIAPLMRSLMLGMPPILTAICMAFELAAYGALCGILYKLFPKRIPFIYCSLIISMILGRLVWGAAMFVCMGMAGNTFGLSAFVAGAFTNAIPGIVIQIILVPIIVIVLEKTPVFKKLC; translated from the coding sequence ATGAAAACAAAAACACATATTCTGAAAATGGTGTTGGCAGCATTTTTTGCAGCACTGGCTTATGTAATGCCATTTCTGACAGGACAAATACCCGAAATAGGCTCTATGCTTTGTCCTATGCATATTCCCGTTCTTTTATGCGGATTTATCTGCGGTTGGCACTGGGGACTGGCAGTGGGTGTTATAGCTCCGCTGATGCGTTCGCTTATGTTGGGTATGCCGCCCATACTTACTGCAATATGCATGGCTTTTGAGCTTGCCGCCTACGGCGCTCTTTGCGGTATTCTCTATAAGCTTTTCCCAAAAAGAATCCCCTTTATATACTGCTCCCTCATTATTTCAATGATACTGGGCAGACTGGTATGGGGAGCAGCAATGTTTGTTTGCATGGGCATGGCAGGAAACACTTTCGGGCTTTCCGCATTCGTTGCGGGCGCTTTCACCAATGCAATTCCCGGTATTGTAATCCAAATTATACTTGTACCCATTATTGTCATTGTCCTTGAAAAAACACCTGTTTTCAAAAAGCTTTGCTGA